The region CTTAAAGTCGATTTTATCACTACTTACTGTTACAATTCTTTTTCTGCTAAAACGCGTAGCAGTCATAAAAGCAACTTCGTCCATCATCTCCATAACCGTCCCTCCGAACATTGTATTGTGGTGATTAGTAATTTTTGGAAACACTACTTTAAAGACATGGGTTTCCGAATTCTGAATTTTTTCTTCTAAATTCATAATTAAATTTTAAATTAAATAATATGAGTTGAACAGGAAAATAGACCTAAAAGAAAAAATTTAGGAGCATTTTTCTACTTCAAATCGCGAAAGTATTTACCGAATTTTCAGGGATCTGACTCATGTCGAAGGACATACACAGTTGCGCGACAGTTCGTGAATTGCACACGATTCACCTTTTCGAAAATTCGAATGCAAAAATAAGAATATTAAAATAAAAACGGAAGTATTTTACGAATATTAAATTTTAGTGTTCTTCTTTGGGTTTTCCGGCAATAGATCCTTCAGCAACAACTTTATCAGCCTTACCAAAACTAAAATTATCACCTTTTAACCAGAAATAATTTCCATCTACATCCTGGTATTTTTCGCCGCTGGCACTAATTACTCTTTCCATATCGTAAATTCTGCCACTGATATCGTTACGTAGAAGAATCTTTGCAGGCTTACTTTCATCTTGTTTAGAGATAATACGGAAATGATATTGTTCATCTGAAGAAATATATAATGAACCGTCGTTGTCAAACTCTATTTTTGTGTTTACTGCAGTACTATCCTTTTGGTCCACAACTACAGAATCATTTTTTGTAAGTGTTTCAGCATCGGATTTTTCTTTTTTACTGTTACAGGCAGCGACAATAATTGCCAGAGCGACGATTCCTAAAAGTACTTTCTTCATTTGTAAAAAATTTCATTAAAAGTACTGAACTTTTAGCTTTTTTGCAAGAAAAAAATGGCTTTTCTGTAGAGAGAGTATTGCATAAAACTCCTGTGTAAAGGTATTTTAGAATATTCACTTTTGAAATAAAACGTTATATAAATAGATATAATTTATAGATTGGAATGCAAGTTAGGAAAAGATAAACAGGGATTATTTGCTTTGTGTTTTTCATTTTGAATATATTTAGGTTTTTAAACCAAGTTGAAAGCAACTTTAAATTTTGAATATTCAATGACTTTTAAAGAACAAATCCAACAGGGGA is a window of Elizabethkingia anophelis R26 DNA encoding:
- a CDS encoding acyl-CoA thioesterase, with product MNLEEKIQNSETHVFKVVFPKITNHHNTMFGGTVMEMMDEVAFMTATRFSRKRIVTVSSDKIDFKKPIPSGTLVELIGSIKHVGNTSVKVHVDIFTEKMYQEGRDLAVSGEFTLVSVDENGKPVSIK
- a CDS encoding MliC family protein, which gives rise to MKKVLLGIVALAIIVAACNSKKEKSDAETLTKNDSVVVDQKDSTAVNTKIEFDNDGSLYISSDEQYHFRIISKQDESKPAKILLRNDISGRIYDMERVISASGEKYQDVDGNYFWLKGDNFSFGKADKVVAEGSIAGKPKEEH